Sequence from the Panicum virgatum strain AP13 chromosome 5N, P.virgatum_v5, whole genome shotgun sequence genome:
GACCCAGCGGGGATTTACAACTCCACCACCGACCTAAGCTCTTTGTCGGTGGCGGATGTGATTCCTCCTAGTATTGCAGGCATGGGCATCGACACACCTCAGATGAACGGTGCCTTGCTTGGGAACTCAATGGTCATTGCGCCACAGATGCCCTTCCACCACCAGACTAACATAGGAACAGTAGATGCCAGCGGCTTCATGGCTGCACCGCAGGGCATGCCATCGTTGATGGTGTCACAGGACACGGGGATGAGTCTTGATCAAACCAATGCCGTTGAGATATCATCCATGGTATCTATAGTCCCAGAATCAACGACCACCATGGATATGGATTTCTTATGGAGGTACTAAAGAGGTGAGCTGAGATGCAAAGAGAACATGTCACATATATGAATGTAACCAGGTGGCAAGAGAGCTTAAATGAATGAGTGGAAGGATATTTATAGCCTCAGCTCTCAAAACTAGTCATTGAAAAAGGTCCGACAAATTTTACATGCCTGGGTGCTTTGGTGCCCTGAAATTTGCACCATCGAAGCTCCGTATCAGTGTAGTAACTGAAACTTTTAACTAGCTGTATGAATTTTGTTCAGTGATAGTATTGCAGTGCACAGACCGGAGTTTCCTCTGGACTAAATagctcaactttttttttgaacgaataAGCATGAGATTGTGCTTATTTCATTGATAAAGAAGAGGAGTTACAGAACCGGCTAACCAGGGAGTTACAAAAGAAGTTTATACACTTGAATTTACTGGTACGCTATTAAGGACGCTAGGTGAGTTGCCCCAGCTTGGGCCCAAGCTGCAGCCTCGTTTTTAATTTTTGCGAGGGAGAGTGCGCTTGACTCCTTATGTTGGAAAATTCTCATGTTCCTTTCATTCCGGATCTCCCAGATAAATAGCTCAACTCTGAACTCTGAAAAAAAAACCCATAGACTAAGTTCCTAAGTCCATCCTCTGGACTAAATAttgttaaactctgaacttaaccATATACACTAAGTTCATAACCCCAGTGGAAGCATTTGGTGCCCACTAGAAACAACTTGAAATCAAACATCTCGATAGTTTCTAGCTCTAGCGCTAGTGTCCGATCGCACAGGAGAGCATCCTGTGCACTGCACAACCAGGACCAACTGAAATCCTTGTGCATAGCACTAATACTCTGCAGTCCGATCCAGTGCTCATCGTCAAGCGGAAATGCTATTCCAAAAAATACTCCAAATTGGTCGATTTGAGTTTTGACTTTGattcttagtccttagcactTTATGAGCCATCTAGCTCTAGAATTCACAAGCTTGTACCACACTTAAACCTAGGATCATCCTAGGttaagtactccctccatccgtTTCAATTGTATGTCATTTTGACATACATAGTTTTTTTATATGTCTAGACATAGcgtatatctaggtgcataataAAAACTATGTATCTAAATTTGTCAAAACAGCATACaatttagaatggagggagGACTACTAGATTCATCCTTAAAAAAAGTAATTTTGCATTACACAAAATTTTCTATTTACaccaacaaatttttttttaaaaaatgctgTTTATATTTGTGATCGGGATGACTATaacaaaaaaatttcacgaggaaataaaaatatattgaaGGCGCGCGATGCAATGACTTGCTCCGTTGCCATTTGATCTCACGAGTGGCCGCGAAGACGACCGCCGCCAGCTGTTTATATATAACGCAAAGGCCGTTACACTACCTCGCAGCGCGGGCCGGCGATCAGTCCAAAGCATCGACCGACATGGCCGCTGAGGAAAAGAGCAGGATCTTGGTGGTCGGCGGCACGGGGTGCCTGGGCCGGCACGTCGTCGCGGAGAGTGCACGGCTGGGTCACCCCACCCTCGCGCTCGTCCGGGACACGGCTCCGTCCGACCCGGCCAAGGCCCATCTGCTCAAGAGCTTCCAGGACACCGGCGGCGTCACGCTCCTCAAGGGCAACCTGGATGACAACGGCAGCGTGGTGAGCGCCATCAGGCTTGCCGACGTGGTCTTCTCCACCGTCGGGGTGCGGCAGATCCCCTACcagaccaagctcgtcgccgccatcaaggaggccggAAACGTCAAGGTACGACGACCGGCCTGCCGCTCCGTCGCGTCAGAAAATTCGGTAGATGCATCGTCGTCTTTCCTGTTCGTCTGGTCGATCGGATCATTTGTTTGCCGTGTACGTACACGCGCAGAGGTTCTTGCCGTCGGAGTTCGGCCTGGACGCCGACCGCTCGGAGGCCGTGGAGCCGACCAGGTCCATGATCACGGTGACCAAGGCGGCCATCCGCCGCGCCGTCGAGGCCGCGGGCGTCCCCTACACTCACGTGCTGGCGGGCTACTTCTTCTGCTACGGGCTGCCCGGCGTCGGGCAGGTGCTCGCCCAGGCGCCCCCCGTCGACACGGCCGTCAtcctcggcgacggcgtcgcCAGGGTGGTGTTCGTGGACGAGGCGAACATCGCGGCCTACaccgtgctcgccgccggcgaccctcgCGCCGAGAACAAGACGCTGCACATCAGGCCGCCGGCCAACACGCTGTCGCACAACGAGCTGCTGGCGCTCTTGGAGGGGAAGACCGGCAGGGCGCTCGAGCGCGTGCACGTCCCCGAGGACGCTGTCCTCAAGCAGATCCACTTGGCCGTTAATGAAAGTGTGTGAAGTTGACGTGCGTTTAGTTATGTGTTTCTGTCGTAAGCATCAACTAATGCTGACTGGAGATAGTACACACTACATGCTGGCATGCTCCACTTGGCCGGAAAGATGCCAAGTTCAGTAGTTCATGGAACGCAATGGCATCCGAGTGCCCTCGGAAAACGACGAGTACAGAATACAGATAAGTTCAGGCTtcaattaaagaaaaaaaatcaggcaCGAGTAAATTTGGCATCACTCGTGACGCAGAGCAAGCACTGCCACAAGTGACCAGACTCAATCCTGCTCACCTTCTCCCCGAGGATTTGAGGAGCCAGGATGACGTCGGAGAAGAGCAAGATCCTGGTGGTCGGCGGCACGGGGTACCTGGGCAGGCACGTCgtcgcggcgagcgcgcggctgGGCCACCCGACCTTCGCGCTCGTCAGGGACACGGCGGCGTCCGacgcggccagggcggcgctGCTCAAGAGCTTCCAGGACGCCGGCGTGACACTCGTCAAGGGTGACCTCTACGACCGGGCCAGCCTGGTGAGCGCGGTCAAGCTCGCGGACGTGGTCATCTCCACGGTCGGGGCGCCGCAGATCGCCGACCAGACCAGGCTCATCGacgccatcaaggaggccggCAACGTCAAGGTTTCTTTCCACAAATTTCTGCTGAAATTAAATCAACCAAGGTCAAGATCATAGTTTTGTTGTTCGTCTGATCGACGGATGCTTCATACACGGCAACGCATGCTCGCAGAGGTTCATCCCGTCGGAGTTCGGCCTGGACGCCGACCGCTCGGGCGCCGTGGAGCCGGCCAGGTCCACGTTCATCACCACCaaggccgccgtccgccgcgccgccgaggccgccggcgtcccctACACGCTCGTGTGGACGGGCTACTTCTTCGGCTACGGGCTGCCCGGCATCGGGCAGGTCCTGGCGCAGTCGCCCCCCGCCGACACGGCCGtcgtgctcggcggcggcgacgccaggGTGTCGTTCGTGGACGAGGGCGACATCGGGACGTACACGGTGCTGGCCGCCGACGACCCGCGCGCGGCGAACCGGACGCTGTACGTGAAGCCGCCGGCCAACACGCTGTCGCACAACGAGCTCCTGGCGCTGTGGGAGACCAAGACCGGCAGGGCGTTCGAGCGGGTGCACATCCCGGAGGACGCCGTGCTTAAGCAGATCCAAGGTCAGCCGCCTTACTGCCTGACACCACCAGTTCGGTCACAGATATTTATAATTAAACCatttgttggtgtatattgaggcCATGTGTACataggcccatctagaggcccatgtataggatatatatatacccacccatctagggttggaggaatacaagctgctattctctccatcatggtatcattagcctaggttaatctcctctcctccctcctcacagccccgccgccgccgccaccatggctgGCCAGCGGCCGGCGtcgcctccctcccctcccctctcttccttcccctacctctcctcctcccctgctctgcagcCCGCCGGCGCGTGgacctccccctcccctgctccgcagCCCGCCGGCGCGTGGGCCGCTCGGCCGCCctacgccgccgtcgcgggTGCTGCAGGGGCCGGATCCGCCGCGGGATCCCCTGTCCCGGCCACCGCAGGGCGCGgatccgccgcgggagctcccgtcccggccgccgcggggccCGGATCTGCTGCGGCCGCCCTGGTGGCGCTGGCGCAGCTcgatctggccgccgccgccgccgctgatggCGCCGCTGGAGATGCTGCAAGCGGACCGCAGGGGCCACTGCAGCCGCCCGGACAGGGCCCGCTGCCAGTGCAGGGGCCCCTGCCGGCTGCTGCCAGCGCTGCCCTACAGCAGGCGCCTGCTGCTGGAGGGGGTGGCGCAGCCGCGGGCGCGGGAGCCGAACCCGCTGCCCAGCACGCTCTGCTGCAGGCTACGACACCCGAtccagccgctgctgctgccgccgtcgccgcctaccGCGCCGCGGTCGCTGCCGGTAAGCAGCCCGCCGATGCCGCCGATCCCGCGTGGTCCGGCCTCGGGATGGCACCCGCGGAtgcgcccctcgccgccgccgctctccgagggcagcaggccgacgccgctctcgccgccaagtcggaggcttcggcagtccaggagcgggtccgcatggcagccctcgcctgggagcgcgagtgcgccacggccgacgccctcgctctctgggtcgccgaggcggagcgcttcctccgcgtctcctccggctagcccgtcgaccccgagcacggtgCCTCGTCTTCCCACCAGGCCCCGCtcgctggatctggagcccggtatgacccgaccgaccccatggtcgcccagctccacctccaggccgccggcgtccagaacatcagggccctggtctccgtcctcctcgaccccacgtCCTCTTCCTATGGCCACTGGCaggaccaggtcctcctcacccTTCGCCGCTAcaccctcgacgaccacgtcctcgtcgactcaCCGATCGAGACACGAGATGtgacgtggctgcgcctcgacagcgtcgctctgtcctggatcttcggggcCATCTtcctagatcttcaggacctcgtcaggacccacggcggcaccgcgcggcaggcctggtTGGCGCTCGAGGGCCaattcctcggcaacgccgagtaccgcgccctccagctcgatgccaccttccgcaccttcgtgcagggggacctctccgtcggtgagtactgccggcggatgaagagcatggccgatgctcttcacgacctcggggatctagtgtccgatcgggtcttggttctcaatgtcctacggggactgagcagcacctatgaccacttgaagggctggatcgcccgccagaggcccttccccaccttcctgcaggtccgggacgacctcgccctcgaggagatcaccggcctcctccactgctcctgccgcctccctccttggtgctactcccgccgggcagaccggaggaggagggggccgt
This genomic interval carries:
- the LOC120671819 gene encoding isoflavone reductase homolog IRL-like isoform X2 codes for the protein MTSEKSKILVVGGTGYLGRHVVAASARLGHPTFALVRDTAASDAARAALLKSFQDAGVTLVKGDLYDRASLVSAVKLADVVISTVGAPQIADQTRLIDAIKEAGNVKRFIPSEFGLDADRSGAVEPARSTFITTKAAVRRAAEAAGVPYTLVWTGYFFGYGLPGIGQVLAQSPPADTAVVLGGGDARVSFVDEGDIGTYTVLAADDPRAANRTLYVKPPANTLSHNELLALWETKTGRAFERVHIPEDAVLKQIQEARTPLDSILLSIWHAVHVRGEHEFEIDPSSGVDATELYPDVKYTTVDEYLNRLL
- the LOC120671819 gene encoding isoflavone reductase homolog IRL-like isoform X1 produces the protein MTSEKSKILVVGGTGYLGRHVVAASARLGHPTFALVRDTAASDAARAALLKSFQDAGVTLVKGDLYDRASLVSAVKLADVVISTVGAPQIADQTRLIDAIKEAGNVKRFIPSEFGLDADRSGAVEPARSTFITTKAAVRRAAEAAGVPYTLVWTGYFFGYGLPGIGQVLAQSPPADTAVVLGGGDARVSFVDEGDIGTYTVLAADDPRAANRTLYVKPPANTLSHNELLALWETKTGRAFERVHIPEDAVLKQIQASSAEARTPLDSILLSIWHAVHVRGEHEFEIDPSSGVDATELYPDVKYTTVDEYLNRLL
- the LOC120674561 gene encoding isoflavone reductase homolog IRL-like; translated protein: MAAEEKSRILVVGGTGCLGRHVVAESARLGHPTLALVRDTAPSDPAKAHLLKSFQDTGGVTLLKGNLDDNGSVVSAIRLADVVFSTVGVRQIPYQTKLVAAIKEAGNVKRFLPSEFGLDADRSEAVEPTRSMITVTKAAIRRAVEAAGVPYTHVLAGYFFCYGLPGVGQVLAQAPPVDTAVILGDGVARVVFVDEANIAAYTVLAAGDPRAENKTLHIRPPANTLSHNELLALLEGKTGRALERVHVPEDAVLKQIHLAVNESV